The Leucobacter sp. UCMA 4100 genome window below encodes:
- a CDS encoding SdpI family protein, which yields MSHTGSRAERAGWQLGDAAQHSGRVGTLVNARSSRYGGPMAIVTIVLSLIALASVQLPAAGLVGPNRLLGIRVSRSLASPEAWRRVHRRALPFSWAGTIACWVLVTLSYTSALPAALTLALAAAVLGLVLGAWAGVARERRLEAGRLRA from the coding sequence GTGAGCCACACCGGGTCACGCGCCGAGCGGGCAGGCTGGCAGCTTGGCGATGCAGCCCAGCACAGTGGAAGGGTTGGAACCCTGGTCAACGCGCGCAGTTCTCGCTACGGTGGCCCCATGGCCATCGTCACGATCGTCTTAAGCCTCATCGCGCTCGCATCGGTGCAGCTGCCAGCGGCGGGCCTTGTTGGCCCAAACCGACTGCTCGGCATCAGGGTGAGTAGATCGCTCGCGAGCCCCGAGGCCTGGCGACGCGTGCACCGGCGCGCGCTTCCATTTTCGTGGGCTGGCACGATCGCCTGCTGGGTGCTCGTGACGCTCTCGTACACGAGCGCCCTTCCGGCAGCACTCACGCTTGCCCTCGCAGCGGCGGTTCTTGGGCTGGTGCTCGGCGCGTGGGCTGGCGTCGCCCGTGAGCGGCGCCTCGAGGCTGGCCGGCTCAGAGCGTAG
- the coaBC gene encoding bifunctional phosphopantothenoylcysteine decarboxylase/phosphopantothenate--cysteine ligase CoaBC, translated as MKIVVGVTGGIAAYKTVHLVRLMVKAGHTVTVVPTENALEFVGKPTWEALSRNPVTTSVHEDVPEVRHVRLGQEADLIVVAPATANTLAKMAAGIADDLLGTTLIASKAPVLVAPAMHTEMWQHASTQANVHTLRERGVHFVGPEAGELTGTDSGLGRMTEPEQIFERAMALSSVAQDLTGCRVLVTAGGTREPIDPVRFIGNRSSGRQGIEVAAEAARRGAAVTLIAANIEQRLLEGLASSIEVSRVGSTAELEAAVHLLAASADAIVMAAAVSDYRVAEVADGKLRKADQGESLHLNLVENPDILRGLVDARGSSNLAKPVLVGFAAETVANDEELLERGRAKLARKGCDLLAVNAVGWSQGFEKEHNHLWLLEAGGSLVGQAEGSKGETARALVDALVPLVEGLKA; from the coding sequence ATGAAAATCGTGGTGGGAGTCACAGGCGGCATCGCGGCCTACAAAACGGTGCATCTCGTGCGGCTTATGGTCAAGGCGGGGCACACGGTCACGGTGGTGCCGACCGAGAACGCGCTCGAGTTTGTTGGCAAGCCGACGTGGGAGGCGCTGAGCCGCAATCCCGTCACGACGAGCGTGCATGAAGACGTGCCCGAGGTGCGGCACGTGCGGCTGGGGCAGGAGGCCGACCTCATCGTGGTTGCTCCCGCCACGGCGAACACGCTCGCAAAGATGGCGGCGGGCATTGCCGATGACCTGCTCGGCACCACGCTCATCGCTTCGAAGGCTCCCGTGCTCGTGGCCCCCGCGATGCACACTGAGATGTGGCAGCACGCATCGACCCAGGCGAATGTGCACACGCTGCGCGAGCGTGGCGTGCACTTCGTGGGGCCTGAGGCGGGCGAACTCACCGGGACCGACAGCGGGCTCGGCCGTATGACCGAACCCGAGCAGATTTTTGAGCGGGCGATGGCGCTCAGCTCGGTCGCGCAAGACCTCACCGGCTGTCGCGTGCTCGTGACCGCGGGCGGTACCCGCGAGCCGATCGATCCGGTGCGCTTTATCGGCAATCGGTCGAGCGGCAGGCAGGGCATCGAGGTCGCGGCTGAGGCGGCGCGGCGCGGTGCTGCGGTGACGCTCATCGCGGCGAACATCGAGCAGCGGCTGCTTGAGGGGTTGGCTTCGTCGATCGAGGTTTCGCGCGTGGGCTCGACCGCCGAGCTTGAGGCCGCGGTGCACCTGCTCGCCGCGAGCGCCGACGCGATCGTTATGGCCGCGGCCGTGTCAGATTACCGCGTGGCCGAGGTTGCCGATGGCAAGCTTCGCAAGGCGGATCAGGGCGAGTCTCTGCACCTGAATCTCGTCGAAAATCCCGATATTCTGCGGGGCCTCGTCGACGCCAGGGGCTCATCGAATCTGGCGAAGCCCGTGCTCGTTGGCTTTGCGGCTGAGACGGTCGCGAATGATGAAGAACTGCTCGAGCGGGGCCGTGCGAAGCTTGCGCGCAAGGGCTGCGATCTGCTCGCGGTGAACGCGGTCGGGTGGAGCCAGGGCTTTGAGAAGGAGCACAACCACCTGTGGTTGCTCGAAGCGGGAGGCTCACTCGTGGGTCAGGCCGAGGGCTCGAAGGGCGAGACCGCTCGCGCGCTCGTTGACGCCCTGGTGCCGCTCGTCGAGGGGCTGAAGGCGTAG
- a CDS encoding NRDE family protein, whose protein sequence is MCTVIVQVPETTSGPVRLLAIRDEDPARAWDAPGEWWPELPGLTGVRDRRAGGAWLATQDDKLSVILNRAEPGEHPGFPTRAWPRSRGGIVLNAAQGSEPGANPETAPFNLVTVEGSTVTVIRWDGSALARETLAPGVHMLAHDDVDDPDTARIAAWLPRFRELTHAAPEHWRDEWIALLATSAQLPIDDDRAIIRDNTAHGFPTASLLVCVADITADPAGPAVSLESATLGRPAQWDNPEFVSAPLA, encoded by the coding sequence ATGTGCACCGTCATCGTTCAGGTTCCAGAGACCACGTCAGGCCCGGTTCGGCTGCTCGCGATTCGCGACGAAGACCCGGCCCGCGCCTGGGACGCTCCAGGCGAGTGGTGGCCAGAACTTCCAGGCCTCACCGGGGTACGCGATCGCCGAGCAGGCGGAGCGTGGCTCGCAACACAAGACGACAAGCTCTCGGTCATTCTCAACCGCGCCGAGCCCGGGGAGCACCCAGGATTTCCCACCCGCGCTTGGCCACGCTCGCGCGGAGGGATCGTGCTCAATGCCGCGCAGGGGTCTGAGCCCGGCGCCAACCCCGAGACGGCTCCCTTCAACCTCGTCACGGTCGAGGGGTCCACCGTCACGGTCATCCGCTGGGACGGCTCAGCCCTCGCCCGCGAAACCCTCGCCCCCGGCGTGCACATGCTCGCCCACGACGACGTCGACGACCCCGACACCGCCCGCATTGCTGCGTGGCTGCCCCGCTTTCGCGAGCTCACTCACGCCGCCCCCGAACACTGGCGCGACGAGTGGATCGCCCTGCTCGCCACCTCTGCGCAGCTCCCGATCGACGACGACCGGGCCATCATTCGCGACAACACCGCGCACGGCTTCCCGACCGCGTCGCTGCTCGTGTGCGTGGCAGATATTACGGCGGATCCCGCTGGTCCCGCCGTCTCACTCGAAAGCGCGACGCTGGGCCGCCCGGCCCAGTGGGACAACCCCGAATTCGTGAGCGCGCCCCTGGCGTGA
- a CDS encoding RNA-binding S4 domain-containing protein, translating into MNSVSARVDSWVWAVRLAKTRSQATAACKGGHVRVNDAPAKPAQPVRVGDVVRVRLHNSERIYRVTGLATKRGSATEAAKYYEDLTPPPPPKVERPLAVIRDPGTGRPSKRERRQLDELRGWDSHTQ; encoded by the coding sequence ATGAACTCCGTGTCGGCTCGCGTAGATAGCTGGGTTTGGGCCGTGCGGCTCGCAAAAACTCGAAGCCAGGCAACCGCTGCCTGCAAGGGCGGTCACGTGCGCGTGAACGACGCCCCGGCGAAGCCCGCGCAGCCCGTTCGAGTGGGTGACGTCGTGCGAGTCAGACTCCACAATTCAGAGCGCATCTACCGGGTCACGGGGCTCGCGACGAAACGCGGCAGCGCCACCGAGGCGGCGAAGTACTACGAAGACCTCACTCCCCCGCCACCGCCGAAGGTCGAGCGGCCACTCGCGGTGATCCGCGACCCCGGCACCGGCCGCCCCTCGAAGCGGGAGCGACGCCAGCTCGACGAGCTGCGTGGGTGGGACTCGCATACGCAGTAG
- a CDS encoding alpha/beta hydrolase — protein MKRLTAALATTATLTLLLSACSGLTLPSNSGWQPPEVQVDESLEGLDRFTEQEPEWKDCGDGFECTRVGAPLDWNDPESETISLALVKKPATGTKLGTLFVNPGGPGSGGGQYVRDGVDGAVSKRLQESFDIVGWDPRGVGNSSAVYCYSDEELDEMLFGDPREDSGREPGSDEWIDEAREEARDFADDCLEGTGPLLAHVDTHSTAQDLDLLRHLAGDEKLNYLGYSYGTFIGTVYADMFPERAGKLVLDGAIAPDVTMHEVVLMQQQGFEQAMRAYLEHCLAGDDCFFTGTVDDAMLEIGAMLDEVDRNPMQAPDGRWVSVDTFMTAMITVLYSESSWPYLQVLFEEVSAGETDTAQLIADLYYSREYGEYTDNSTVAFSAINCLDYPRGVSVEEMRKQAAEIAEAAPIFGKYAGYGDISCEEWPFPGFDDRGPMNAKGSDPIMVVGTTGDPATPYAWSKRLADQLDDARLLTYNGEGHTAYNGASSCVNDTVDDYFVNGTVPSGPVDCD, from the coding sequence GTGAAACGACTCACCGCAGCCCTCGCCACGACGGCAACCCTCACCCTGCTGCTCTCAGCCTGCTCGGGGCTCACCCTGCCCTCGAACAGCGGCTGGCAGCCACCAGAAGTGCAGGTTGACGAGTCGCTTGAAGGCCTCGACCGCTTCACCGAGCAAGAGCCCGAGTGGAAAGACTGCGGCGACGGCTTCGAGTGCACCCGCGTCGGCGCACCCCTCGACTGGAACGACCCCGAGAGCGAAACCATTAGCCTCGCGCTCGTGAAGAAGCCCGCGACCGGCACGAAGCTCGGCACGCTCTTCGTGAACCCCGGCGGCCCCGGCTCAGGTGGCGGCCAGTACGTGCGAGACGGCGTCGACGGTGCCGTTTCGAAGCGCCTGCAGGAGTCATTCGACATCGTCGGCTGGGACCCGCGCGGCGTTGGCAACTCGAGCGCGGTCTATTGCTACAGCGACGAAGAGCTCGACGAGATGCTCTTTGGCGACCCCCGCGAAGACTCAGGGCGTGAACCCGGCAGCGACGAGTGGATCGACGAAGCCCGCGAAGAGGCACGCGATTTCGCCGACGACTGCCTCGAGGGCACGGGCCCACTGCTTGCCCACGTCGACACCCACTCGACCGCTCAAGACCTTGACTTGCTGCGCCACCTCGCCGGCGACGAGAAGCTCAACTACCTCGGCTACTCGTACGGCACCTTTATCGGCACGGTCTACGCCGATATGTTCCCGGAGCGCGCCGGCAAGCTCGTGCTCGACGGTGCGATCGCCCCAGACGTCACCATGCACGAGGTCGTGCTCATGCAGCAGCAGGGCTTCGAACAGGCAATGCGCGCCTACCTCGAGCACTGCCTCGCGGGCGATGACTGCTTCTTCACCGGCACCGTCGACGACGCGATGCTCGAAATCGGCGCCATGCTCGACGAGGTCGACCGCAACCCCATGCAGGCCCCCGACGGCCGCTGGGTCTCGGTCGACACCTTCATGACGGCGATGATCACGGTGCTCTACAGCGAGAGCTCATGGCCGTACCTGCAGGTGCTCTTCGAAGAGGTGAGCGCCGGCGAGACCGACACCGCTCAGCTCATCGCCGACCTCTACTACAGTCGCGAGTACGGCGAATACACCGACAACTCGACCGTCGCCTTCTCGGCGATCAACTGCCTCGACTACCCGCGCGGCGTCTCGGTTGAAGAAATGCGCAAGCAGGCGGCCGAGATCGCCGAGGCCGCCCCCATCTTCGGCAAGTATGCGGGCTACGGCGACATCAGCTGCGAAGAGTGGCCCTTCCCGGGCTTCGACGATCGCGGCCCCATGAACGCCAAGGGCTCTGACCCGATCATGGTGGTCGGCACCACGGGCGACCCCGCGACCCCGTACGCCTGGTCGAAGCGCCTCGCCGACCAGCTCGACGACGCCCGCCTGCTCACCTACAACGGCGAGGGCCACACGGCCTACAACGGTGCGAGCAGCTGCGTGAACGACACGGTCGACGACTACTTCGTGAACGGCACGGTGCCCTCGGGCCCGGTCGACTGCGACTAG
- a CDS encoding DNA polymerase III subunit delta' — protein MHTVDRFWSEAVGQEAAIETLEHVTSPEGASDLAHAWLITGPPGSGRSNLAYRFAAALIARTPDEREEVYRQVRAHTHPDLEVLTTEGSIIKIDDARHVASRSNYAPTNGRFRVILAEDADRLPERTSNTILKELEEPPATTVWVLCAPSEADLLPTISSRARSLRLVTPTQEAVAQLLEERDNIAPDEAARAARLAQSHIGMAKKLATDAEARERREDTLRTVLAIGSLSDAMRAAGRLAKLAEADAQALTESRDEKEREELLRNLGLAPGAAIPMKLRAQFRELEDDQKRRAKRSVTDGIDRILTDIGSVLRDTALVALDAQQPLINEEFRTQIEALAASIGAEGVLYRLDRVAAAREQLLRNVSAALVLESLMASFLLEAPHHRKDRA, from the coding sequence ATGCACACGGTTGATCGATTTTGGAGCGAGGCGGTAGGGCAAGAGGCCGCTATCGAAACGCTTGAGCACGTCACCTCGCCCGAGGGCGCGAGTGACCTTGCCCATGCGTGGCTCATCACGGGCCCTCCCGGTTCGGGGCGCTCGAATCTTGCATACCGTTTTGCGGCGGCGCTCATTGCCCGCACCCCCGACGAGCGTGAAGAGGTCTACCGACAGGTCAGGGCGCACACGCACCCCGACCTCGAGGTGCTCACGACCGAGGGCTCGATCATTAAGATCGACGACGCGAGGCACGTCGCCTCACGCTCGAACTACGCCCCGACGAACGGCCGGTTTCGCGTGATTCTCGCTGAAGACGCCGATCGTCTGCCCGAGCGCACCTCGAACACCATTCTCAAGGAGCTCGAAGAGCCGCCAGCGACGACGGTGTGGGTACTGTGCGCGCCGAGCGAGGCCGACCTGCTGCCCACGATCAGCTCGCGGGCGCGCTCGCTTCGGCTCGTGACCCCGACGCAGGAGGCGGTCGCCCAGCTGCTCGAAGAGCGCGACAACATCGCGCCTGACGAGGCGGCTAGGGCGGCGCGCCTTGCGCAGAGCCACATCGGCATGGCCAAGAAGCTCGCGACCGACGCCGAGGCGCGCGAACGACGCGAAGACACCCTGCGCACCGTGCTCGCGATCGGCAGCCTGAGCGACGCGATGCGGGCCGCGGGTCGTCTCGCGAAGCTCGCCGAGGCCGACGCCCAGGCGCTCACCGAGAGTCGTGACGAGAAAGAGCGCGAAGAGCTACTGCGCAACCTTGGCCTGGCTCCCGGCGCCGCGATTCCCATGAAACTGCGCGCCCAGTTTCGCGAGCTCGAAGACGATCAGAAGCGCCGCGCGAAGCGCAGCGTGACCGACGGCATCGACCGCATTCTCACCGACATCGGTTCGGTGCTGCGCGACACCGCCCTCGTGGCCCTTGACGCGCAGCAACCCCTCATCAATGAAGAGTTTCGCACCCAAATCGAAGCCCTCGCCGCCAGCATCGGCGCCGAGGGAGTACTCTATAGGCTTGATCGCGTGGCCGCGGCCCGCGAACAGCTGCTCAGAAACGTCTCGGCTGCGCTGGTACTCGAGTCGCTCATGGCCTCTTTTCTTCTCGAGGCCCCTCACCACAGAAAGGACCGTGCGTGA
- a CDS encoding ABC transporter permease has translation MNRLTRSLSAEWRKVTATKLWWILALVMLIYAGIMGGVFAGMFAFADNLDTGGAGLGMSPEQMGKLVLSSVSGFCYVIPLLLGAIMATGELRHKILGLSFIAEPKRGIVLTGKVIVLLVIGALLGAAGLIGAGVMAAILLPAGWLTTATALLGLRTLVAIGLWAVIGFGVGLLVRNQAVTIVLMLVFTQFIEPTVRATSMMWEWMASVVKFLPGSASDGFVGASILGGMGVFDSSMSGAPSSVLEVAPAFFVLVAYAVVSVLAGWALRWRGDVA, from the coding sequence ATGAACCGCCTGACTCGAAGCCTCTCGGCCGAATGGCGCAAGGTTACCGCGACGAAACTGTGGTGGATTCTCGCCCTCGTCATGCTCATCTACGCGGGCATCATGGGCGGCGTGTTCGCCGGTATGTTCGCGTTCGCCGACAACCTCGATACGGGAGGCGCAGGGCTCGGCATGTCACCCGAGCAGATGGGCAAGCTCGTGCTCTCGTCGGTTTCGGGGTTCTGCTACGTGATTCCGCTGCTGCTCGGTGCCATCATGGCGACGGGTGAGCTGCGCCACAAGATTCTCGGCCTCTCGTTCATTGCCGAGCCTAAACGGGGCATCGTGCTTACGGGCAAGGTCATCGTGCTGCTCGTGATCGGTGCGCTGCTCGGCGCCGCGGGGCTCATCGGTGCCGGCGTGATGGCCGCGATCCTCCTGCCAGCCGGGTGGCTCACGACGGCGACCGCCCTGCTCGGGCTGCGCACGCTCGTCGCGATCGGGCTCTGGGCCGTGATCGGCTTTGGCGTCGGCCTGCTCGTGCGCAATCAGGCGGTGACGATCGTGCTCATGCTCGTATTCACGCAGTTCATTGAGCCGACCGTCCGCGCCACGTCGATGATGTGGGAGTGGATGGCGAGCGTCGTGAAGTTCTTGCCGGGTAGCGCGTCTGACGGCTTCGTTGGCGCCTCGATTCTTGGCGGCATGGGGGTGTTCGACTCGTCGATGTCGGGCGCACCATCGTCGGTGCTCGAGGTCGCTCCCGCGTTCTTTGTGCTCGTGGCATACGCGGTCGTTTCGGTGCTCGCCGGTTGGGCGCTGCGCTGGCGCGGTGACGTCGCCTAA
- a CDS encoding ATP-binding cassette domain-containing protein — translation MTEPHRIEIKGLSKRFGPVLAVNDLSFVAEPGRVTGFLGPNGSGKTTTLSMLLGLAKPDAGTATIGGKRYQDIDDPALLIGSSISAEFHPAHTGRAHLDIQRRAIGAPVSRIDEMLALTGISDAAGRKVGGYSLGMRQRLALAAALLGDPKVIVLDEPINGLDPEGIRWIRMFLRHLASEGKTVLLSSHLLSEVAQTVDDVVVIRKGSLAYAGPLSGIQGEQTQPTALIDAADRQALAAALEAAGAHVAGMRGTEALVVTGLEAGQAGQVAFAAGVALTHLSTPRPELEASFLELTGQGSDA, via the coding sequence ATGACAGAACCGCACAGAATAGAAATCAAGGGGCTCTCGAAGCGCTTCGGCCCCGTGCTCGCCGTGAACGACCTTTCGTTTGTCGCAGAGCCCGGCCGCGTGACCGGCTTTCTCGGCCCCAACGGCTCGGGCAAGACGACCACGCTCTCGATGCTGCTCGGCCTCGCGAAGCCCGACGCCGGAACCGCGACGATCGGCGGCAAGCGATACCAGGATATCGACGACCCGGCCCTCCTGATCGGTTCGTCAATCTCGGCAGAGTTTCACCCGGCGCACACCGGCCGCGCCCACCTCGACATTCAGCGCCGCGCGATCGGCGCACCGGTCTCGCGCATCGACGAGATGCTCGCGCTCACCGGCATCAGCGACGCAGCCGGGCGCAAGGTTGGCGGGTACTCGCTCGGGATGCGCCAGCGACTCGCGCTCGCCGCGGCGCTGCTCGGCGATCCGAAGGTCATCGTGCTCGACGAGCCCATCAACGGCCTCGACCCTGAGGGCATCAGGTGGATCCGCATGTTCCTGCGCCACCTCGCCTCTGAGGGCAAAACCGTGCTGCTCTCGTCTCACCTGCTGAGCGAGGTCGCGCAAACGGTCGACGATGTCGTCGTGATTCGCAAGGGATCGCTCGCATACGCAGGCCCCCTCTCTGGCATTCAGGGCGAACAAACGCAGCCGACCGCGCTCATTGACGCGGCGGATCGCCAGGCTCTCGCCGCCGCTCTCGAAGCAGCCGGGGCTCACGTCGCCGGCATGAGGGGCACCGAGGCGCTCGTCGTCACGGGGCTGGAGGCGGGACAGGCCGGCCAGGTCGCGTTTGCGGCGGGCGTTGCCCTCACACACCTCAGCACACCACGACCCGAGCTCGAAGCGAGCTTCTTGGAACTTACCGGACAGGGGAGCGACGCATGA
- a CDS encoding response regulator transcription factor: protein MMRVMLVDDQDLIRTGFSLVLASEDDIEVVAEAANGNEALAWLAEHDAAVDVILMDVRMPGKNGIETTTEITERYPRVKVLVLTTFDLDEYAMLAVQAGAAGFLLKDARPTELVDAIHRVHQGDSVMAPSMTKRMVERVLMSGDNAPRETSAVKPSPETVAELAQLTEREFEVLQCIAEGLNNAEISQRMFLTESTVKTHVGRVFQKLAVRDRVHAVIYAKSLGL from the coding sequence ATGATGCGAGTAATGCTGGTAGACGACCAGGACCTCATTCGTACGGGGTTTTCTCTCGTGCTCGCGAGCGAAGACGACATCGAGGTTGTCGCTGAGGCCGCGAACGGCAACGAGGCGCTCGCCTGGCTTGCCGAGCACGATGCCGCGGTTGACGTCATTCTCATGGACGTGCGCATGCCCGGCAAAAACGGCATCGAGACCACCACCGAGATCACCGAGCGCTACCCCCGGGTGAAGGTGCTCGTGCTCACGACCTTCGACCTTGACGAGTACGCGATGCTCGCGGTGCAGGCGGGGGCCGCGGGCTTCCTACTCAAAGACGCTCGGCCAACAGAGCTGGTCGATGCGATCCACCGGGTGCATCAGGGCGACTCGGTCATGGCGCCGAGCATGACGAAGCGCATGGTCGAGCGGGTGCTCATGTCGGGCGACAATGCTCCACGTGAAACATCGGCGGTGAAGCCCTCACCCGAGACCGTTGCCGAGCTTGCACAGCTCACCGAGCGCGAGTTCGAGGTGCTGCAGTGCATCGCCGAGGGGCTCAATAACGCCGAGATCTCGCAGCGCATGTTTTTGACCGAATCGACCGTGAAAACGCACGTTGGCCGCGTGTTTCAAAAGCTCGCCGTGCGCGACCGCGTGCACGCCGTGATCTACGCCAAAAGCCTCGGCCTGTAA
- a CDS encoding sensor histidine kinase has translation MVRRWFAAHPGVIDWTITICYLLGSALMLVVGATVDVRTGMRVPFPLVVIFHVLSTAVISYFLVNRRKMHFVGFVVVAAICFLQPGNSAQIVADSTAMFFLLYAVPVYGSVRLGWIAFAVGAVLNTVNSYLWRFIEDSVALEVASTGSSIVFMLIIVLIGINIGNRRRYVEALVDRADMLERDRDQLARIAVAEERERIAREMHDIVAHSLSVMIALSEGASRSVERAPAKASDAMQRSAETGRTALSEMRRLLGVLKGQSAEAQVDFAPQPGVGHLPNLIENFRQAGLELKTQTTGQPPGDSGFGLAVYRIVQEALTNALRYAGIGAKVDVVINYAPNLTTITVRDYGRVASGSRSMDNLGSGNGLVGLAERARTFGGEVRAGAHPEGGWIVIATLPMSGVT, from the coding sequence GTGGTGCGTCGGTGGTTTGCTGCCCACCCCGGCGTCATCGACTGGACGATCACGATTTGCTACCTGTTGGGGTCGGCACTCATGCTCGTTGTCGGGGCGACGGTCGATGTGCGCACCGGCATGCGGGTTCCGTTTCCGCTCGTCGTGATCTTTCACGTTCTGAGCACGGCGGTCATCAGCTACTTCCTGGTGAATCGTCGCAAGATGCACTTCGTGGGCTTCGTCGTTGTCGCCGCGATCTGTTTCTTGCAGCCGGGCAACTCGGCGCAGATCGTGGCCGATTCGACGGCGATGTTCTTTCTGCTCTACGCGGTGCCGGTGTACGGTTCGGTGCGGCTGGGGTGGATCGCATTCGCGGTGGGCGCGGTGCTCAACACTGTCAATAGTTACCTGTGGCGATTTATCGAAGACAGCGTTGCTCTTGAGGTGGCGAGCACGGGCAGCAGCATCGTGTTCATGCTTATCATCGTGCTCATCGGCATCAACATCGGTAACCGACGGCGTTACGTTGAAGCGCTCGTTGACCGCGCCGACATGCTCGAGCGCGACCGCGACCAGCTTGCGCGCATCGCGGTCGCCGAGGAGCGCGAGCGCATTGCCCGTGAGATGCACGACATCGTCGCGCACTCCCTCTCGGTCATGATCGCGCTGTCAGAGGGGGCCTCGCGCAGCGTCGAGCGCGCCCCGGCCAAGGCGAGCGACGCCATGCAGCGCTCTGCCGAGACGGGCCGCACCGCGCTCAGCGAGATGCGCCGTCTGCTCGGCGTACTCAAAGGCCAGAGCGCAGAGGCGCAGGTCGACTTTGCTCCGCAGCCGGGTGTCGGTCACCTACCCAACCTCATCGAGAACTTTCGCCAGGCGGGCCTCGAACTCAAGACGCAAACGACCGGCCAGCCCCCCGGCGATTCGGGCTTCGGGCTCGCCGTATACCGCATCGTGCAAGAGGCACTCACGAACGCGCTGCGCTACGCGGGCATTGGCGCGAAGGTTGACGTCGTGATCAATTATGCTCCCAATCTCACAACGATCACGGTTCGTGACTACGGAAGGGTTGCGAGCGGCTCCCGCTCGATGGACAATCTTGGGAGTGGCAATGGTTTGGTCGGTCTCGCCGAGCGGGCCCGAACGTTCGGTGGTGAGGTGCGCGCAGGTGCCCACCCAGAGGGCGGGTGGATCGTGATCGCGACCCTGCCAATGAGTGGAGTGACATGA
- a CDS encoding ABC transporter permease subunit: MTQQVEQTIRVPQAGRNTLGGVIRSEWIKLMSLRSMRITLLLTFLAGVGISTLGAIVMVQYSADITSLENGATYLLQVMQPPIMFLGLLFGVIGVFAISSEYSSGMILSTLAATPKRGRVFSAKLFVVTLISLIAAVLTLGVGQLVAIMLAPEAVKGIGNEQYLTAWAGSVLFLVAMTLFAFGVAGILRSTAGGIAVVAGLTFVAPIALSFASMAGKAWVDWIMNHLQLMLGNVLSMGNVEVPVDMGGTGVTWGEAAVSIVAWALIALIPACLLFLKRDAK; the protein is encoded by the coding sequence ATGACGCAGCAAGTTGAACAGACCATTCGCGTGCCGCAGGCGGGGCGCAATACGCTCGGCGGCGTGATTCGCAGTGAGTGGATCAAGCTCATGTCACTGCGCAGCATGCGCATCACGCTGCTGCTCACCTTTCTCGCCGGCGTAGGCATCTCGACGCTCGGTGCGATCGTGATGGTGCAGTATTCAGCTGACATCACCTCGCTTGAAAATGGCGCCACGTACCTCCTGCAGGTGATGCAGCCTCCGATCATGTTTCTCGGGCTGCTCTTTGGCGTGATTGGAGTGTTCGCGATTTCGAGCGAGTACTCGAGCGGCATGATCCTCTCGACGCTCGCGGCAACGCCGAAGCGCGGCCGGGTATTCTCGGCGAAGCTCTTTGTCGTGACCCTCATCTCGCTCATCGCGGCGGTTCTGACGCTTGGTGTCGGGCAGCTCGTCGCGATCATGCTCGCCCCTGAGGCGGTCAAGGGCATCGGCAACGAGCAGTACCTCACCGCGTGGGCTGGCTCGGTCCTGTTTCTCGTCGCGATGACACTCTTCGCCTTTGGCGTTGCGGGCATTCTGCGCAGCACAGCCGGTGGTATCGCGGTTGTCGCGGGCCTCACCTTCGTCGCGCCGATTGCGCTGAGCTTCGCCTCGATGGCCGGTAAAGCGTGGGTCGACTGGATTATGAACCACTTGCAGCTCATGCTCGGCAACGTGCTCTCGATGGGCAACGTCGAGGTCCCGGTAGACATGGGTGGCACGGGCGTGACCTGGGGTGAGGCGGCGGTCTCGATCGTGGCGTGGGCCCTCATCGCGCTCATTCCCGCATGTTTGCTCTTCTTGAAGCGCGACGCAAAGTAA